A single Perca flavescens isolate YP-PL-M2 chromosome 2, PFLA_1.0, whole genome shotgun sequence DNA region contains:
- the rhoh gene encoding rho-related GTP-binding protein RhoH, translating into MDGLEEMSVKCVLVGDSAVGKTALLVRFTSETFPDTYKPTVFENTGVEVYMDGVQISLGLWDTAGNDNFRQIRPRSYQQADVVLVCYSVANPNSLASIQHKWMAEIRENLPKVPVLVVATQTDLREMGVHRASCISAVEGRRVAHEVHAKGYLECSSLSNRGVQQVFEHAVRTAVNQARKQARRRMFSINQCKVF; encoded by the coding sequence ATGGACGGCCTGGAAGAGATGTCGGTGAAGTGTGTCCTGGTCGGGGACAGTGCGGTGGGCAAGACGGCGCTGCTGGTCCGCTTCACCTCAGAGACTTTCCCGGACACGTACAAGCCCACAGTGTTTGAGAACACAGGGGTGGAGGTGTATATGGACGGTGTTCAGATCAGCTTGGGGCTGTGGGACACTGCGGGCAATGACAACTTTAGACAAATCCGACCGAGATCCTACCAGCAGGCTGACGTCGTCCTCGTCTGCTACTCTGTGGCCAACCCTAACTCGCTGGCCAGCATTCAGCATAAGTGGATGGCTGAGATTCGAGAGAACTTGCCCAAGGTGCCAGTGCTGGTTGTGGCCACCCAGACGGATCTGCGGGAGATGGGGGTGCATCGGGCCAGCTGCATCTCAGCGGTGGAGGGGAGACGCGTGGCTCATGAAGTCCACGCTAAAGGCTACCTGGAGTGCTCCTCCTTAAGCAACCGTGGCGTGCAACAGGTGTTTGAGCATGCAGTCCGGACGGCCGTAAACCAGGCCAGGAAACAGGCCAGGAGACGGATGTTCAGCATTAACCAGTGCAAGGTcttttga
- the n4bp2 gene encoding NEDD4-binding protein 2 has product MPRRKKNGQSPARVPGGPPEGGSLGHNTGYRLPQGFDSAMANNFPSSSVKERIVRSMQEMFSHLDPEVIYIVLSECDFKVENAMDSLLELSVAAEGAAPLPSPVSGFERTAAALLSPHHFSESRPDPDSSKLSQLPCSPPSSNILTEELDLLVDQELETLTAQQGGSQYLPVGTSLSSFPPPPFQHQVLPELLQSSLQPGSRGPSVEQQGLVGSLVEHISGASSPLDNLSTWEDKIVEEQQSVDFTHLMTETPGDKLKSPLDLAASGRPSAFQVYKKQDPLHTISDKAGLMPSKAIVGGARSKVNVLNPEPLGYMPSPWNLRAPVFSPRIHGKQGPVFLTPVAQTPSNWPSQPRHASPWLSQGPVSQAPLKPSATIPKSWALPAAPHSPAHSRLRLVGKVLVLLRGAPGSGKTTLARAYLEHNPGGVRLSTDDYFTRNGEYQFDPAALGEAHEWNHKQAKEAFERGANPIIIDNTNMQSWEMRPYVVQALKHGYKVLFREPDTWWKNKPRELERRTTHNVPVEKIRRMLNGYERFITVQGIMGSQMPEVKQRVPLENRSSQPVSSETPCPDLVGQPELAEGCMKSRPQLYSSLPDVSSIGRSGEVGMMEGGTHKSTESLNFHPTGRLTENPVMSDGDDDMDLGELDSELDAKLEMNRPTGDQRIPDCIVESVMSEDHRGDEMPVAFSESIAQRVRRERPSRRSGFDSSKPADLVKDTNQSHSEAKEKEKAREAEGVETETYGGKKGMPKTLDFVGDWPCEGSFEQRPVKRRERHKEGSRKEDGGVSQEANKNKTKVQSGPNVTEFQKLLDLIQTGVADIETGSSRSSSLSLSSGEELEKEEAGGRFGESHGSRSNSEEREQQQDWKAADSCKVRESRIDHCEGLKTENEASRTTGGNDNVLEIGRETGSVDLKSTNPTNPLSALTASSLVISKTVEANECHDGAGSHNIEGEVGTEPTAGPTDTERNNCTDNGRETRVQADGSHISEMCQSPVCEGSVEAESSSFSGGSQERKQRQGRRSGKQCKLALTFTQNCPASSPNTLECPNLNTAQSINCIQNSTNTDVEPNFSPNCNTSRTKPNFDLFTKSKSKAHLQPSSPLPLVDTGSPTQTEPQDFALLWRLNRQDDAVVTACSHHSDITVLSGDSSRFVPELSTVAVHPSGHRVVPYRMVHEKGTQVEVKELGATQNRLESLRILSRHFKLVSFDTLEDLYDKCYQDLEWTTNLLLDSGERFFRDDDGEKEEEEDGAGGEDEQNTSSPCGALGKPVGTRLRPDVLDEHHPEDWPKGEPIGFEEVTQQATFGTVRESDERSKNTDLLSFGGAAPDTTSHLKSSPQTELGLPHAVNEEERCGDTEHKVTSEADLEGGAWCGNLDDGVIIEESRVEIDEEIASMDEVHRLLQAELEEMERDQKQAEEEKTEMRHMEERRSTHLDIQSVELKLPTELALQLTELFGPVGIDPGTCSTDDYVVQMDLKLAKLLHQKWKETIQEKQRQATLSSHFFQESSGPGSRDWTQPLNNQPEAHGQMPFMDHWNVSRPHVSLRDIIKEQQALQKNEEKTRQSCADLDRRDGAALMKENQLYCLFPTIDRHFLQDIFRDHNYSLTQTELFLRSLLDQEPVKTVVAPEAPRSNHLRAASKEREKRQKPPELTYQDTEDPEYEDFRAEASQQKSRQLECFSKAAEAFKQGRKDVASFYAQQGHLHGQRMREANHRAAVQIFKRVNSSLLPSNILDLHGLHVDEDS; this is encoded by the exons ATGCCTCGGAGAAAGAAAAACGGCCAGAGTCCGGCCAGAGTCCCCGGCGGACCGCCAGAGGGGGGAAGCCTCGGCCACAACACGGGTTACCGACTACCGCAGGGATTTGACAGTGCCATGGCGAACAACTTTCCATCCAGCTCCGTCAAAGAGAGAATCGTCAGAAGCATGCAGGAGATGTTCTCACACCTGGACCCAGAAGTTATATACATCGTGCTGTCCGAGTGTGATTTTAAAG TTGAAAATGCAATGGACTCCCTCTTGGAGCTGTCTGTGGCTGCTGAAGGTGCAGCCCCTTTACCTTCTCCTGTCTCTGGCTTTGAGCGCACTGCTGCAGCCCTGCTCAGCCCACATCACTTCTCTGAATCTAGACCAGACCCAGACTCCTCCAAACTATCACAGCTGCCCTGCTCTCCTCCCTCCAGCAACATCTTGACAGAGGAGCTGGACCTCCTAGTTGATCAGGAGCTAGAGACACTAACTGCACAACAAGGCGGCAGCCAGTATTTACCTGTTGGCACGTCCCTTTCCTCTTTCCCTCCACCACCATTCCAACATCAGGTCCTCCCTGAGCTGCTTCAGTCCAGCCTCCAGCCTGGATCTAGAGGACCCTCTGTCGAGCAGCAAGGCCTAGTGGGAAGTCTGGTGGAGCATATTTCTGGAGCTTCCTCTCCGCTCGACAACCTCAGCACTTGGGAAGACAAGATCGTTGAGGAGCAGCAGTCGGTGGATTTCACACATCTGATGACAGAGACGCCTGGAGACAAGCTGAAATCTCCTTTGGACCTGGCAGCTTCTGGACGTCCCTCGGCTTTCCAGGTGTATAAAAAGCAAGACCCATTACACACTATCTCAGACAAGGCTGGGCTCATGCCCTCTAAAGCGATAGTTGGAGGAGCAAGATCCAAGGTGAACGTGTTGAATCCGGAGCCGCTTGGCTACATGCCATCACCCTGGAACCTGCGGGCACCAGTGTTTTCTCCTCGTATCCATGGAAAACAGGGACCAGTGTTCCTTACCCCTGTGGCTCAAACACCTTCCAACTGGCCCAGCCAACCCAGGCATGCCTCTCCCTGGTTGAGTCAGGGCCCCGTCAGCCAAGCACCTCTCAAACCTTCTGCTACTATTCCAAAGTCCTGGGCCCTGCCTGCTGCTCCACATTCTCCTGCTCACAGCAGGCTTCGTTTGGTAGGGAAGGTCCTTGTGTTGCTACGTGGTGCTCCAGGATCTGGCAAGACAACCTTGGCAAG aGCCTACTTGGAGCATAACCCAGGTGGCGTTAGACTGAGCACTGACGACTATTTCACTCGTAATGGAGAATATCAGTTTGACCCCGCTGCTCTGGGGGAGGCCCATGAGTGGAACCATAAACAAg CCAAAGAGGCTTTTGAAAGGGGCGCTAACCCCATCATCATTGACAATACCAACATGCAGAGCTGGGAGATGAGACCTTATGTGGTTCAG GCCCTGAAACATGGATATAAGGTGCTGTTCCGAGAGCCGGACACTTGGTGGAAGAACAAGCCAAGAGAACTGGAGAG GCGTACCACACACAATGTGCCAGTGGAAAAAATCCGACGCATGCTTAATGGCTATGAGCGATTCATCACAGTCCAGGGCATCATGGGTTCACAGATGCCTGAGGTCAAACAGCGTGTCCCTCTGGAGAACAGAAGCTCACA GCCAGTGTCTTCTGAAACGCCATGTCCTGACCTTGTAGGGCAGCCTGAATTGGCAGAGGGATGTATGAAATCCCGCCCTCAGCTATATTCCTCTCTTCCTGACGTGTCATCAATTGGTCGTTCTGGTGAGGTGGGAATGATGGAAGGCGGTACCCACAAATCTACGGAGTCCCTCAATTTCCATCCTACTGGAAGACTTACGGAAAACCCTGTAATGTCCGATGGGGATGATGACATGGATTTGGGGGAATTAGATTCTGAGTTGGACGCCAAGTTAGAGATGAATCGTCCAACAGGAGATCAGAGAATCCCCGACTGTATTGTGGAATCCGTGATGAGTGAAGATCATCGTGGGGATGAAATGCCTGTGGCTTTCTCTGAGTCCATTGCACAAAGAGTAAGGAGAGAGAGGCCAAGCAGGAGGTCGGGTTTTGACAGTTCAAAGCCTGCAGATCTGGTGAAAGATACCAACCAATCACACAGCGAGgcaaaggagaaagaaaaggcaAGGGAAGCGGAAGGGGTTGAGACGGAGACGTATGGGGGAAAGAAGGGAATGCCTAAGACGTTAGATTTTGTAGGAGACTGGCCTTGTGAGGGGTCCTTCGAGCAGCGACCGGTGAAGCGAAGAGAAAGGCATAAAGAGGGAAGTAGGAAGGAAGATGGAGGTGTGTCTCAAGAAgctaacaaaaataaaacgaAAGTGCAGTCGGGACCCAATGTGACAGAGTTTCAGAAGCTTCTTGATCTCATTCAGACAGGAGTCGCTGACATAGAGACAGGCTCTTCCCGTTCGTCCTCCCTTTCCCTGAGCTCTGGAGAGGAACTGGAGAAGGAGGAGGCAGGTGGCAGGTTTGGGGAATCCCATGGCAGTAGATCTAACAGTGAGGAGAGAGAACAACAACAAGACTGGAAGGCAGCTGACTCTTGTAAGGTCAGGGAATCAAGAATTGATCATTGTGAGGGActtaaaactgaaaatgaagCAAGTAGGACCACAGGAGGGAATGATAATGTGTTAGAGATTGGCAGAGAAACAGGGTCTGTGGATTTGAAATCGACCAATCCAACAAATCCTCTCTCAGCTCTTACTGCTAGTTCACTAGTTATCTCCAAAACTGTGGAGGCAAACGAATGCCATGATGGAGCGGGAAGCCACAATATTGAAGGTGAGGTTGGTACAGAGCCTACTGCTGGTCCTACTGATACAgaaaggaataactgcacagaCAATGGCAGAGAGACAAGAGTTCAGGCTGATGGAAGTCATATTAGTGAGATGTGTCAGAGTCCTGTGTGTGAGGGCTCTGTGGAAGCAGAAAGCAGTTCTTTCAGTGGAGGCAGTCAGGAGCGAAAGCAGCGCCAGGGTCGTAGATCAGGGAAACAGTGCAAACTAGCCCTCACCTTTACTCAAAACTGCCCCGCTTCTTCACCGAATACTCTCGAATGTCCAAATTTAAACACAGCCCAAAGTATAAACTGCATTCAGAATAGCACGAACACAGATGTTGAACCTAACTTTAGTCCTAACTGTAACACTAGCCGAACAAAACCAAACTTTGACCTGTTCACCAAGTCCAAATCTAAGGCACACCTGCAGCCTTCTTCTCCACTTCCACTGGTAGACACAGGCAGCCCCACCCAGACAGAACCTCAAGACTTTGCCCTTCTTTGGCGTCTCAATCGTCAAGACGATGCAGTCGTCACTGCGTGCAGCCACCATAGTGACATCACAGTCCTGTCCGGAGACTCTTCTCGCTTTGTGCCAGAGTTGTCCACGGTTGCAGTCCACCCATCCGGCCACAGAGTGGTGCCCTACCGCATGGTCCACGAGAAAGGCACACAGGTGGAAGTAAAAGAGCTCGGGGCAACTCAAAACCGGCTTGAGAGCCTGCGCATTCTCAGTCGCCATTTTAAACTGGTTAGTTTTGATACGTTAGAAGATCTGTATGACAAATGCTATCAGGACTTAGAATGGACGACCAACCTGCTGCTGGACTCTGGAGAGAGGTTCTTCAGAGATGATGATggtgagaaagaggaggaagaggatggtGCGGGGGGTGAAGATGAGCAGAACACATCCAGTCCGTGTGGAGCTTTAGGCAAGCCTGTAGGAACCAGGTTACGTCCTGATGTGTTAGATGAGCATCACCCTGAAGATTGGCCAAAGGGAGAGCCAATTGGGTTTGAGGAGGTGACTCAGCAGGCAACCTTTGGGACAGTCAGAGAATCCGATGAGAGATCCAAGAATACCGATCTGCTAAGTTTTGGAGGTGCAGCTCCTGATACAACCTCACACTTAAAATCCTCTCCTCAAACAGAACTTGGTCTGCCTCATGCAGTAAATGAAGAAGAGAGATGTGGTGACACTGAACACAAAGTGACATCAGAAGCTGACCTAGAAGGCGGGGCTTGGTGTGGAAACTTAGACGATGGCGTAATAATTGAAGAGTCAAGAGTTGAGATTGATGAGGAGATTGCTAGTATGGATGAGGTTCACCGGCTGCTGCAGGCTGAGCtagaggagatggagagagatcaAAAACAGGCggaggaggagaagactgaAATGAGGCAcatggaggagagaaggagcaCACACCTAGACATTCAGAGTGTGGAGCTGAAACTACCCACTGAACTGGCACTGCAGCTAACTGAACTGTTTGGTCCTGTTGGAATAGACCCAG GTACATGCTCAACTGATGACTATGTAGTGCAGATGGACCTGAAACTTGCTAAACTACTCCACCAGAAGTGGAAGGAAACCATTCAG GAAAAGCAGAGACAAGCAACTCTTTCCTCTCACTTCTTTCAGGAAA GTTCAGGACCTGGATCACGAGACTGGACACAGCCACTGAACAACCAACCAGAGGCCCATGGTCAGATGCCATTCATGGACCACTGGAATGTGTCCCGCCCACATGTGTCTCTTAGAGATATTATTAAAGAGCAGCAGGCTTTGCAGAAGAACGAGGAAAAG ACCAGACAAAGTTGTGCAGACCTTGACCGGCGTGATGGAGCCGCCTTGATGAAAGAGAACCAACTGTACTGCCTCTTCCCCACCATTGACAGGCATTTCCTCCAGGACATCTTCAGAGACCACAA TTACAGCCTGACCCAGACGGAGCTGTTTCTTCGCTCTCTACTGGACCAGGAACCCGTTAAGACAGTGGTCGCCCCAGAGGCTCCTCGATCCAACCACCTCAGAGCAGCCAGCAAGGAGAGGGAGAAG AGGCAGAAGCCCCCGGAGCTAACCTATCAGGATACGGAAGACCCAGAGTATGAGGACTTCAGGGCCGAGGCCAGCCAACAGAAGAGCAGACAGCTCGAGTGTTTCTCCAAAGCTGCCGAGGCCTTCAAGCAAGGACGCAAAGATGTGGCCTCATTTTACGCACAGCAG GGACACCTGCATGGCCAGCGGATGCGTGAGGCCAATCACCGTGCAGCAGTTCAGATTTTTAAGAGGGTCAACTCATCGCTGCTGCCTAGCAACATCCTGGACCTCCATGGGCTGCATGTAGACGAG GATAGTTAA